GTCGGACTGGTGCTGGACCGGGTCCACCTCGACCGGAGTCACCTGCTGTGCGAACGGAAGCACCGCGGCTGTCACGCCGACAACGGCCACACAGCGGAACTCCAGCCCCTTCATGGCGTGCATCGTGGCCACCCGCACCCCCGAGGCTGTGGGGCCCGGATCGTCACGGACCGCCACCGCGGGGATGCCTTCCCTGCGCAGGCGTGAGATGACCGAGTCGACCACGGTGTTGAACCGGGCACATACCGCCACCTCCGAGGGCTTCACCCCGTCCTGGTTCGTCCAGGCCCTGATCTGTTCGACCAGCGCTCCGATCTCCGCTTCCTGACTGCCGTACCCGTGCGCGGACGGGGTGCGGCCGTGGAGCTGGGAGCGGTAGCCCCGCAGCGAGTCGCGGCGGCCCTCGGTGTCGTCGTCCTCGCCCAGCCGGCCCACCGGATGCCCGTCGAGCAGCGATGCGGACCAGCGCAGGATCTCTTCCGTGCTGCGGTAGTTGAGGCGCAGTCGGGACGTCCGTCCGCGCACATGGATGCCCAGCGAGCGCAGCGACACCCGGGAGTCGTAGATGCGCTGATGCGGATCGCCCACGAGGAACAGATCGTCCGATCGCGGTGCCACGCAGGCACGCAGCACCCGCCACTGGGCCGGGTGGAGGTCCTGGGCCTCGTCGACCACGACATGCCGGTAGCGCGGACCGCTGTCGGCGAGGCAGCTTGCCGCCTGATCGCACAACTGCGTGTAGGTCGCCGAGTGACGGGAGGACACATCTCCCGTGAACCGCTCCATCACACGCCACAGACGGGCACGCTGGACTCGTCCCACCTGGGTGCCGCGGCCTCTGCGTACACAGCGGAGATACTCCTCGGGCGTGCGAATGCCCTGGGCCAGCACGACGTTGCGGAGTTCCTGGGACAGGAACTGCTCGTTCCACGGGAGGTCCTCACGGGCCGTGGCACGGGTCCAGGCGCTCCGCTCCGCCGCCGCGGAGAGCGGCCGTGGTGCGGTGCCGCGTGCCTCCCGGACGACCCGCGCCGCCAGGGAGTCCACCGTCGTGACGTCGACCCTCTCGAGCAGGTGGGCGTCGGCCTTGCCGAGCAGGAGAGCCAGGCTGTCGCGCAGGGCGGCAGCCATGGCGTTGGTGAAGGTGGTGAGCAGAATCCGGTCGCCGTCGTGGCCGGTGCGCAGAAGGTGGCGTACGCGATGCAGCGCGACCACGGTCTTGCCGGTTCCGGGCCCACCGGTTACCTGAGCGGCCCCGTTGAACCCCGGGTGGTAGGCGAATCGCCGTTGGGCGGGGTGGAGGAAGATCCTCCACCGTGTCAGGTCCTCGGTGAGGATGCGCTCCAGTTCGCCCGGGCCGGTGACCTCGACGATGCGGTCGGGGCTGTTGAGGATGGCCTCGGTGAGGGTGACGGCCGGCCGGTCTCC
This genomic interval from Streptomyces sp. NBC_00464 contains the following:
- a CDS encoding UvrD-helicase domain-containing protein, encoding MPRLALSDDFVADLISLQRPVQKEVNDAIQMFRGMTVPQLHASKGMHLEKLERAHDRRIRTIRITKSYRGVLLAPDDGSELFTLLRVATHDEAINWACKRAYSVNGATGGLEVRNVEALEQMETYFETKAVAAPARLFEKQSDTALRDLGIDDQVLRLARVCVTAEDLSVMAPPMMPADQYEVLEFLAAGYSAEDVWEQLIASRGQTVRTAGDRPAVTLTEAILNSPDRIVEVTGPGELERILTEDLTRWRIFLHPAQRRFAYHPGFNGAAQVTGGPGTGKTVVALHRVRHLLRTGHDGDRILLTTFTNAMAAALRDSLALLLGKADAHLLERVDVTTVDSLAARVVREARGTAPRPLSAAAERSAWTRATAREDLPWNEQFLSQELRNVVLAQGIRTPEEYLRCVRRGRGTQVGRVQRARLWRVMERFTGDVSSRHSATYTQLCDQAASCLADSGPRYRHVVVDEAQDLHPAQWRVLRACVAPRSDDLFLVGDPHQRIYDSRVSLRSLGIHVRGRTSRLRLNYRSTEEILRWSASLLDGHPVGRLGEDDDTEGRRDSLRGYRSQLHGRTPSAHGYGSQEAEIGALVEQIRAWTNQDGVKPSEVAVCARFNTVVDSVISRLRREGIPAVAVRDDPGPTASGVRVATMHAMKGLEFRCVAVVGVTAAVLPFAQQVTPVEVDPVQHQSDLLAEHCLLFVACTRARDALAVSWNGQRSPMLDPVTG